Proteins co-encoded in one Pararge aegeria chromosome 19, ilParAegt1.1, whole genome shotgun sequence genomic window:
- the LOC120632065 gene encoding proteasome activator complex subunit 4A-like isoform X3: MLLDDDYEGFVTTPERIKALGFKPQKELLTNHLLPYADQLDDESQLFLQQVKTNLAKSVMLREMKPACGVWSSRLMKYIRIYGLKFGKEDHLLFIKLAYELVLIPDLEPCKVHKFATLFLMLTKKRFLISPEELTLPWRPLYDVGFRIFEKSSSSIGMYHYHTSLESSYMTMIKCAKPYFPVGATKEILEELLPQICPWSSNSQMMGPFTTFLPVGLYPEHAEQGHLLWFDKLMDLWDVCYNNQCGISDVMMLFAGLAKRNPGAVDWTPHVPKMFMRFLHALSLPVSYKDMQYTKNHSLDMKVVASWIVWTINPDGVVLKHLRSFLAGVESYLQSANAGRWSFKLRDLLRKLAREFLIRVRREREKKLQETWENKTPEHYKLRDEDITEFVKIVLEPTLQAVYSRNGSLDISLALQNLSTLRPAIVIPPLIERLRTSLTSLTEPHRVTAAMTAVAAVARPMIQGANADYPEGPTHVVPFLMAVLPGLDPNDIKKTLVTLHFILIFSGMIPFIDCSTAHEHHSDLTEEELLVCESTAQFEDFILIFLDRIFVIIESSVTEHARLDTKDHDCVRSKTDAVMETAISSAATAVLTQCSPKIFKEALRKFKSFATETTFETNVSGSMVGVLLKVFSRIDSESTLAAFLPKLIEELTELLANDEVLKEENPPRDLCYSLVLFKQVIECNGTALLKYMPQIVPVLDRLLKLHATYALVRAADALAHIFVSLSYVDVVEWRSSAKDYGSAPEKWLPVREWGNGCWMQDANLKWHVPNADEAQCAQMLVDRYVKHEVTRLRQWLSGERDMSRERRLKSYYIFNAMLASCNFFPPANEKHLPMIESQVPATCLPFINAVPHEVTLDGENMRVALTRLLVDVQRRLLDDKTDDTRGLETLIHVWERVVVVKGHRAGPGIEARLRSYNALERALDGRGGLLLGTGFGNGGDVTGSARLRMLVADAARLQFESRSDLVCDAGMTPTGIQALNSLFELSINTYSSVRILAQMRLYWMLSHFPYSYRVLVPKIVELLAKGGEGEEWHAKHKGILFVIMGPKVGPMIAKQDWDVVKALWPAVLKAPLSEKPSILRLEQAFSDCLHRQFPAVNTRLTTPESAVNVAKNLLREEDLNDFENNGLLEKAVQDEIATSDRIERVYNELVMELVEAAEKPNIQWRRLELAMQMLTYCPLVQTHYPARAVRLMVRSLLHDDIAVRRTAQKLTMYALKQRKNKIKKIDIDPYEFAGLPRPEKHIPGYRKDLEWAIWSEDKEIKSDEEWDRPWLRDYTFGFFAWPKKLKVAAPTSEQKYSLDTPAEEMEEGERYLFEFFSDDANIDRLTGFFTVEEKKGKDKFSGIRFSMFRMAFAQFGERVYSRLMSHAVRCAGDTQEAPQRFAAELAAAALRAPRYWPRNRALALQKTAMEVIKKGLTSVTAETMEDWGTCVATGVEKLDPIRGSEVLKKLLQLCAPPPAVGDVDPDHHTSFVVCARLYALQGALGSMTWRTAPLAADLLKRLDAANFIQHPYQNVRETVGSILMTIFDTELVFPGGSSGRAPRLEDFIAEIKPRLEALYDENGDIVIKTAASLMGPCASQDTCVSPAPPVVAGPAMPLTVMPANPHLVRLATDTSHAEHTHQTEGTTDPVEAEGDETRVDKQLVERLDTALRLSGDAAPAQRHHARAVNLLTTVLRACMGVIVRGVSGNTETHYELVSTACALAARGPPQPHEELPRAAGGFLASLALANHSYKAFDKALEVLESLAEGRSWWARLACLEFAQPLLFYGLPMLCAQADRAVRAERFALKLMRDPRVEVRQAAAKLLTGLMHCRALPDEAKTLKALTRSCRSKELVERHCGVLGLCGYLSSRPYSLGPRLGDVLAELARHTSAPDPIPATIRTALADFRRTHQDDWSKHREQLTEEELDLLADLTSPPSYCA, translated from the exons ATCCCTGGAGTCGTCGTATATGACAATGATAAAATGTGCGAAACC ATATTTCCCTGTTGGGGCGACCAAAGAAATACTAGAGGAGTTGCTGCCACAAATCTGCCCGTGGTCGTCTAACTCTCAAATGATGGGACCTTTTACGACCTTCTTGCCTGTAGGGCTGTATCCAGAGCACGCGGAGCAGGGCCACTTACTGTGGTTCGATAAACTGATGGACTTATGGGACGTGTGCTATAACAACCAGTGCGGGATTTCG GATGTGATGATGCTTTTTGCTGGTCTGGCGAAAAGGAACCCGGGTGCGGTGGACTGGACGCCACACGTGCCCAAAATGTTCATGAGATTCCTACACGCCCTCAGTTTACCCGTCAGCTACAAAGATATGCAGTACACCAAGAATCATTCGCTAG ACATGAAGGTTGTTGCATCCTGGATCGTCTGGACCATCAATCCAGATGGTGTCGTGTTGAAACACTTAAGATCATTCCTGGCGGGGGTGGAGAGCTACCTGCAAAGCGCCAACGCTGGCCGGTGGTCATTTAAACTGAGAGATCTTCTTAGAAAATTGGCCAGAGAATTTCTCATCAG GGTGCGTCGTGAACgcgaaaaaaaattgcaagaaaCATGGGAGAACAAAACCCCAGAACACTACAAACTTCGAGATGAGGACATAACGGAATTCGTTAAAATAGTCCTCGAGCCAACCTTACAGGCCGTTTACAGCAGGAACGGTTCACTGGACATTTCTCTAGCTTTACAGAACTTGTCTACTTTACGACCCGCCATCGTGATACCTCCTCTAATCGAGAGATTAAGGACATCGTTGACTTCTTTGACTGAGCCTCACAGGGTCACAGCAGCAATGACAGCGGTGGCAGCAGTCGCTCGACCAATGATCCAAGGAGCCAATGCAGACTATCCAGAAGGACCGACACACGTGGTTCCCTTTTTAATGGCTGTATTACCAGGCCTCGATCCAAACGACATCAAGAAAACTTTAGTCACCCTACATTTCATACTCATTTTTAGCGGAATGATACCTTTCATCGATTGTAGCACCGCCCACGAGCACCACTCCGATCTAACTGAAGAGGAGTTACTCGTTTGTGAATCGACAGCTCAATTCGAAGATTTCATATTAATCTTCTTAGACAGGATCTTTGTTATTATAGAGTCGAGCGTTACTGAGCATGCGCGGTTGGACACAAAAGACCATGACTGCGTTAGAAGCAAGACAGATGCTGTCATGGAAACCGCCATTTCCTCCGCGGCGACCGCGGTTTTAACTCAATGCTCCcccaaaatatttaaagaagcTTTGAGGAAGTTCAAATCGTTCGCGACCGAAACTACGTTCGAGACCAACGTATCTGGAAGCATGGTCGGTGTGCTTTTAAAAGTGTTCAGTCGAATCGATTCTGAGTCAACTTTGGCTGCGTTTCTCCCCAAACTCATAGAAGAATTAACAGAGTTATTAGCGAATGACGAGGTCTTAAAAGAAGAGAACCCCCCGCGGGATCTCTGCTACAGCCTCGTTTTATTCAAACAGGTCATAGAGTGTAATGGCACAGCATTGCTTAAATACATGCCTCAGATAGTTCCAGTACTAGATCGCTTATTGAAACTGCACGCGACTTACGCATTAGTTCGCGCAGCGGATGCTCTTGCCCACATATTTGTTTCGTTGTCATATGTTGATGTCGTGGAATGGCGGAGTTCCGCTAAAGACTACGGGAGTGCTCCGGAAAAGTGGTTACCTGTACGCGAGTGGGGAAACGGTTGTTGGATGCAAGATGCTAATTTAAAATGGCATGTCCCTAACGCAGACGAAGCGCAATGCGCGCAGATGTTGGTGGACAGATATGTCAAACATGAAGTTACACGTCTCCGGCAATGGTTGAGTGGGGAAAGGGACATGAGCCGTGAGCGAAGGTTGAAGAGTTACTACATATTTAACGCGATGCTGGCGAGCTGTAACTTCTTTCCACCGGCTAATGAGAAGCATCTTCCTAT GATAGAATCCCAAGTACCGGCCACATGCTTGCCCTTCATAAACGCCGTGCCGCACGAAGTGACGCTAGACGGTGAGAACATGCGCGTAGCCCTTACGCGTTTGCTGGTGGATGTTCAAAGACGTCTGCTAGATGATAAGACAGACGATACAAGGGGATTGGAAACGCTTATTCAT GTCTGGGAACGAGTTGTAGTCGTAAAGGGTCATCGGGCGGGTCCCGGGATAGAGGCTCGGTTACGTTCATACAATGCCCTCGAAAGAGCCCTGGACGGTCGTGGAGGCCTCCTTTTAGGAACTGGGTTTGGGAACGGAGGCGACGTAACGGGGTCGGCTAGGTTGCGGATGTTGGTGGCCGACGCCGCGAGGTTGCAGTTTGAATCGAGGTCTGACCTTGTATGCGACGCTGGAATGACGCCCACCGGCATTCAAGCCCTTAACTCATTGTTTGAGCTCTCCATCAACACTTACAGCTCG GTGCGTATCCTAGCTCAAATGCGTCTCTACTGGATGCTGAGTCACTTTCCGTATTCTTACCGGGTGCTTGTACCAAAAATAGTCGAGCTTCTAGCCAAAGGCGGCGAGGGCGAGGAATGGCACGCGAAACACAAGGGCATTTTGTTCGTCATAATGGGCCCTAAAGTCGGCCCGATGATCGCCAAACAAGATTGGGACGTTGTCAAAGCACTTTGGCCGGCAGTTCTGAAAGCGCCGCTGAGTGAGAAACCTAGCATACTGAG GCTCGAGCAAGCGTTCAGTGACTGTCTTCACCGTCAATTCCCAGCGGTTAACACTCGGCTAACGACCCCGGAAAGTGCAGTAAATGTAGCTAAAAACCTCCTCCGCGAAGAAGATCTAAATGACTTTGAAAATAATGGCCTATTGGAAAAAGCAGTGCAGGACGAGATAGCTACATCCGATAGAATAGAGAGAGTCTATAATGAACTTGTGATGGAATTGGTTGAGGCTGCTGAGAAGCCTAACAT ACAATGGCGTCGTCTTGAACTGGCAATGCAGATGCTGACGTACTGCCCCCTGGTTCAAACCCACTACCCCGCTCGGGCGGTTCGTCTCATGGTGCGATCGTTGCTGCACGACGACATCGCGGTGCGCCGTACCGCGCAAAAGCTGACGATGTATGCGCTGAAGCAGAggaagaataaaataaagaagatcGACATTGATCCGTATGAATTTGCGGGATTGCCTAGACCTGAGAAACATATACCAG GTTACAGGAAGGACCTCGAATGGGCCATCTGGTCCGAAGACAAGGAAATAAAATCCGACGAAGAGTGGGATAGGCCGTGGTTGCGTGACTATACTTTCGGATTCTTTGCGTGGCCTAAGAAACTGAAG GTTGCGGCACCAACAAGTGAGCAGAAATATTCACTAGACACTCCCGCAGAGGAAATGGAGGAAGGCGAACGCTATTTGTTTGAGTTCTTCAGTGACGACGCCAACATCGACCGCCTCACGGGCTTCTTCACTGTCGAGGAGAAGAAGGGCAAAGACAAGTTCAGCGGTATACGTTTTTCCATGTTTCGG ATGGCGTTCGCGCAATTCGGCGAGCGTGTGTATAGCAGACTGATGTCGCACGCGGTCCGCTGTGCGGGCGATACGCAAGAGGCGCCGCAGCGGTTTGCGGCCGAGCTGGCCGCAGCCGCACTGCGTGCGCCGCGGTACTGGCCGAGAAACCGCGCGCTGGCCCTGCAGAAAACCGCTATGGAAGTCAttaaaaaag GGCTCACGTCAGTGACCGCCGAAACAATGGAAGACTGGGGCACTTGCGTGGCCACTGGAGTGGAGAAGTTAGACCCCATCCGCGGCAGTGAAGTGTTGAAGAAACTGCTTCAGCTATGCGCCCCGCCGCCCGCTGTGGGGGACGTTGACCCAGATCATCACACCTCATTCGTAGTTTGCGCGAGGCTTTATGCCCTACAG GGTGCTCTCGGATCGATGACTTGGCGAACGGCCCCACTGGCCGCGGACTTGCTAAAGCGACTGGACGCAGCCAACTTTATACAGCATCCCTACCAGAATGTCCGAGAAACTGTTGGAag TATACTGATGACGATCTTCGACACGGAGCTGGTATTCCCTGGAGGCAGTAGCGGTAGGGCGCCTCGCCTTGAGGACTTCATCGCTGAAATCAAACCCAGGCTGGAGGCATTGTACGATGAAAATGGAGACATCG TGATAAAAACGGCCGCGTCCCTGATGGGTCCGTGCGCGTCGCAGGACACGTGCGTGTCACCCGCGCCGCCGGTGGTGGCCGGGCCCGCCATGCCACTCACCGTGATGCCCGCGAACCCGCACCTGGTGAGGCTGGCCACGGACACCTCCCACGCGGAACACACCCACCAG ACGGAGGGTACAACGGACCCGGTGGAGGCGGAGGGCGACGAGACGCGAGTGGACAAACAGCTGGTAGAACGCCTCGACACTGCGCTACGACTGTCCGGCGACGCGGCGCCTGCGCAGCGCCATCACGCACGCGCCGTTAACCTACTCACCACCG TTCTCCGCGCCTGCATGGGCGTGATCGTCCGCGGCGTCAGCGGCAACACAGAGACGCATTACGAGCTCGTGAGCACGGCATGCGCTTTGGCCGCACGCGGTCCGCCGCAACCGCACGAAGAACTCCCGCGAGCCGCAGGGGGTTTCCTAGCGAGCTTGGCCCTCGCGAACCACTCCTACAAGGCCTTCGATAAAG CTTTGGAAGTGCTAGAGTCCCTGGCGGAAGGTCGGTCCTGGTGGGCGCGGTTGGCGTGCTTGGAGTTCGCGCAGCCGCTTTTGTTCTACGGGCTGCCGATGTTGTGCGCGCAAGCTGACAGAGCGGTGCGCGCGGAGCGTTTCGCACTCAAACTGATGAGGGACCCTCGGGTTGAG GTCCGACAGGCTGCTGCAAAACTACTAACAGGCCTTATGCACTGTCGCGCTTTACCTGATGAGGCAAAAACCTTGAAGGCCCTCACACGAAGTTGTAGGTCCAAGGAGTTGGTCGAACGACATTGCGGAGTACTCGGTTTATGTGGCTACTTATCCTCAAGGCCATACAGCCTTGGTCCAAGACTTGGTGATGTTTTGGCGGAATTGGCGAGGCATACGAGTGCACCTGATCCAATACCCGCTACGATTAGGACAGCATTAGCTGATTTTAGGAGGACCCACCAAGATGACTGGTCCAAACATAGAGAGCAGCTTACTGAAGAAGAACTAGATTTATTGGCAGATTTGACGTCACCGCCCTCTTATTGCGCTTAA
- the LOC120632099 gene encoding transcription initiation factor IIA subunit 2 has product MSSYQLYRNTTIGNTLQESLDELIEYGQITPNIAVKVMLQFDKSINQALSNRVKSRLTFKAGKLNTYRFCDNVWTFMLNDVEFREVQEVAKVDKVKIVACDGKNVDDRR; this is encoded by the exons ATGTCTTCGTATCAACTTTATAGAAATACTACAATCGGTAACACGTTACAGGAAAGCCTCGATGAATTGATAGAA TATGGACAAATAACTCCAAATATAGCAGTGAAAGTCATGTTACAGTTCGATAAATCAATAAACCAAGCCTTATCAAACAGGGTTAAATCTAGGCTAACCTTCAAAGCaggaaaattaaatacttacag attttgtGATAATGTGTGGACATTTATGCTGAATGATGTAGAATTTAGGGAAGTTCAAGAAGTCGCCAAGGTGGATAAAGTGAAAATTGTGGCTTGTGATGGTAAAA ATGTTGATGACCGGCGGTAA
- the LOC120632012 gene encoding complex I intermediate-associated protein 30, mitochondrial — translation MALYRGLNICILRGNRSYSILSRTYDASSLKTYYYVNVIPKRLLFWEKDRKAGYNTEEKISTLQHIKKGIKEMKSEFKLLTEEVKEYLATDPLLIARPGETDLLWCFNEPRVVEQFVATCDSDHNEGYSSCGFGMSPAGRGLFHGYLDTRVPKDGRIKKAGYCAIRSQRIRKAFKRESTFNWTIYNTLVLKVRGDGRSYLLNISCEGYYDITWNDIYHYVLYTRGGPYWQIAKIPFSKFIIGSKGRIQDKQTRMRLDKVTHFGITCGDKINGNFNLELEYIGLEFDPTHDEEFAYEMYKTDRYIVGV, via the exons ATGGCACTATATCGAGGTCTGAATATCTGTATTTTACGAGGTAATCGTTCGTACAGTATCTTGAGTAGAACCTATGATGCCTCTTCTTTAAAAACATACTATTACGTGAATGTAATACCGAAACGGCTTTTATTCTGGGAAAAAGATCGAAAAGCGGGCTATAACACAGAGGAAAAGATTTCAACCCTTCAGCACATCAAGAAAGGAATAAAGGAAATGAAATCAGAATTTAAATTACTGACGGAAGAAGTAAAGGAATATCTGGCCACCGATCCCTTGCTTATAGCCAGGCCAG GTGAGACTGACTTGTTATGGTGCTTCAATGAACCCAGAGTGGTAGAACAGTTCGTGGCAACGTGTGACAGTGATCACAATGAGGGCTACAGTTCTTGTGGATTCGGCATGAGTCCAGCGGGGCGAGGTCTGTTCCACGGCTACCTTGATACACGGGTGCCGAAGGATGGCCGGATCAAAAAGGCCGGTTATTGCGCTATAAGATCACAGCGGATAAGG AAAGCATTCAAACGAGAATCGACGTTTAACTGGACCATATACAACACATTAGTGCTCAAAGTGAGGGGCGACGGCAGGTCGTACCTCCTGAACATATCCTGTGAGGGCTATTATGACATCACGTGGAATGACATATATCATTACGTGCTCTACACCAGAGGAGGGCCTTATTGGCAGATCGCGAAG ATTCCATTTTCAAAGTTTATTATAGGTTCCAAGGGTAGAATACAGGACAAACAGACTAGGATGCGTCTGGATAAAGTCACACACTTCGGCATCACTTGCGGTGATAAGATCAACGGCAATTTCAATCTTGAATTGGAGTAtattg GTTTGGAATTTGACCCGACGCACGACGAAGAATTTGCTTATGAAATGTACAAAACGGATCGATATATTGTTggagtttaa
- the LOC120632011 gene encoding uncharacterized protein LOC120632011 → MASDDNFRTPVSSTEDLMTLSPKRLGLEEPDMKSDYLTDGEFDSICDITMREIRDDNVFIDATSLDYLDKCTMSKKNQTSLERGKDSLFVKFDPLYAKSFLAHCTQQKSLDELSQSDIGYETASNNSILNDGAAHSRHTSSAGSMTSKCGIDKPTQVVSPVVSAEMPKLLPTLPGPTPALVRSVSAILTPTQAGPERLIYLSGSTPPTAAPRSPRTKFCSAQDFNHVQSLRLILQNQDQELSHLKHENKELKYTIQKTREETDIKIKKLEGELKTMVHKECKLVQQINDKTLSNKQMSIVMEEYEKTISLLIDENEKLAADRDEALKHLSIMESSFSDLLAKYEKCKGVINEFKENQKVLRDKITEYETGLNKYESLYNTLKKVTTESLNEANKTLEQVNKAHSIEITKLNATIKKQEITMSSLQENLLQKSRDIEELTRICDQLINAN, encoded by the coding sequence ATGGCGTCTGATGATAATTTTAGAACACCTGTATCTTCGACCGAAGACCTTATGACCTTATCTCCTAAAAGACTTGGACTCGAGGAACCAGACATGAAGAGCGATTACCTCACCGACGGCGAGTTTGACAGCATATGCGATATAACCATGAGAGAAATCCGTGACGATAACGTATTTATTGACGCTACTAGCTTAGATTACCTGGACAAGTGTACTATgtcgaaaaaaaatcaaacatcaTTAGAGAGAGGAAAGGACAGCTTGTTTGTTAAATTCGATCCTCTGTATGCGAAATCGTTCCTAGCGCACTGTACTCAACAAAAGTCTTTGGACGAGTTATCACAAAGTGACATCGGTTACGAAACTGCGAGCAACAATTCTATATTAAATGACGGTGCGGCACATTCCAGACATACTTCATCTGCAGGATCCATGACCTCCAAGTGTGGGATTGATAAGCCAACACAAGTAGTGAGCCCAGTAGTGAGCGCAGAAATGCCCAAGCTCCTTCCAACGCTACCAGGACCTACCCCAGCCCTCGTGCGCAGCGTCTCTGCGATCCTCACGCCTACCCAAGCGGGTCCCGAGAGATTGATTTACCTATCTGGGAGCACCCCTCCCACTGCTGCACCACGTAGCCCACGTACCAAGTTTTGTAGCGCCCAAGACTTCAATCATGTACAATCCTTACGACTCATCCTACAGAACCAAGACCAAGAGCTCTCTCATCTCAAACACGAGAACAAGGAACTGAAATACACAATACAAAAGACAAGAGAAGAAACTgacattaaaattaagaaactgGAAGGTGAGCTGAAAACAATGGTACACAAAGAATGCAAGTTAGTGCAACAAATCAATGACAAAacattaagtaacaaacaaatgtCGATAGTTATGGAGGAATATGAGAAAACAATTTCATTGCTCattgatgaaaatgaaaaactaGCAGCTGATAGGGACGAAGCGTTGAAGCATCTCTCAATTATGGAGAGCTCCTTTAGTGATCTTTTGGCAAAATACGAGAAGTGTAAGGGTgtgataaatgaatttaaagaaAATCAAAAAGTGTTGCGTGACAAAATAACAGAGTATGAAACTGGATTGAACAAGTATGAATCTTTATATAATACACTGAAAAAAGTTACTACAGAGAGTCTAAATGAAGCTAACAAAACTTTGGAACAGGTCAACAAAGCACACAGCATAGagataactaaattaaatgccacaattaaaaaacaagaaatCACTATGTCTTCCCTACAGGAAAATCTTTTACAAAAATCAAGAGACATTGAAGAATTGACTAGAATCTGTGATCAACTTATAAATGCTAACTAA